The following proteins come from a genomic window of Daphnia carinata strain CSIRO-1 chromosome 6, CSIRO_AGI_Dcar_HiC_V3, whole genome shotgun sequence:
- the LOC130689896 gene encoding uncharacterized protein LOC130689896 isoform X1, with product MTQCWLVLFVSPTLPGVVICQLIYTSEMAQSERITRPGATKKSLRWPSLPDELLLSKSPKWLRSFSFHHGHPHNPSANFVLPKLPCSDHNFHPQEEPNDEVYNRVVLPPLSLGSSSSNAAASDKAAGSSWLLPTFPAFHRKEVYHRQAAAREHQRRQLSAKAGRLPPICTSSTSPPLVAQSSSAPPPRSPRGVEGTSVTLVSSRSSRAGTRIEGEEEEEVKMASTADVVGHRNEPHVHLWSQGRDEGEEDYDERREREELMALLRPVQVSISGHHAPSPLVRPRPEQKPTVDESKRTKTTGSRDQQTSTPVNTTTDFQWTIEWTPSVDVFRHHSSTSSSDAEELIGEDEMAAPWPVEQHWRSSQSANRVRHSPPTSIERANKISEPSVNYSAPASTSPPVPALRAKTAHPSMSIEHQLISGRRHYDSQDSGEIIEEIEHIFDEMIDIESLDDESVTPESRLKEDDDEDFPEKDPPVFGVHLEQLKKMLHHNAPGINNNDIIEDIADEDSSQEATSSSPTFRQDPAVAEHLLAVPQEDCLPNVVQHYHPDDRPISRSPRVVHSPVLGEPARRPCVFEDEEYPPENDEYSEETCQSPGRLAAHPRVNKSRSLASFASRHSPSPDDNGRRQRSLPTRRLDGSSDKTEKAGGHVVQPIKKIAVMPSSILSRQMKAGQSPGPTAKANRPESPQDPRTILQMSLKNIHSSEWEVKVEGIRRVEELITSHNDIVTPEVHIIVLALLEEVKNLRSQVARVAIHCVGKMFQHCGKQMEQDLDRTVPLLLNKIGDTNRFIREDAHSALMSVTEFVSPPKAIVVIVTEGLAHKNAIVRAEAAKLLAAIVVKLGPAKTLSGAKDVTERVLPAAAHFIQDGNLEARAQAKKIFSVLIEDPVFDKAMQKYLSPTVLRNIQRTLDTLRKTTTTNHR from the exons AAAAGCCTTCGATGGCCATCGCTTCCGGATGAACTTCTCCTTTCCAAAAGCCCAAAGTGGCTTCGCTCTTTCTCGTTTCATCACGGCCATCCGCACAATCCATCTGCTAATTTCGTTCTACCCAAATTGCCATGCAGCGATCATAATTTTCATCCGCAGGAAGAGCCCAACGATGAAGTGTACAATCGAGTTGTTTTACCTCCACTGTCATTGGGCTCGTCTTCTTCCAACGCAGCTGCATCGGACAAGGCCGCTGGATCGTCGTGGCTTTTGCCAACCTTTCCGGCCTTCCATCGCAAAGAAGTCTACCATCGTCAAGCTGCCGCTAGGGAGCATCAACGGCGCCAACTGTCGGCCAAAGCTGGACGTCTTCCTCCTATCTGCACGAGCAGTACATCTCCTCCGCTCGTCGCTCAGTCTTCATCCGCTCCTCCGCCACGATCACCTCGAG GTGTGGAAGGTACGAGCGTGACGTTGGTGTCGAGTCGGAGCAGCCGTGCTGGAACGCGAatagaaggagaagaagaagaagaggtcaaGATGGCAAGTACTGCCGATGTTGTCGGGCATCGTAATGAGCCCCATGTCCATTTATGGTCGCAAGGAAGGGATGAAGGAGAGGAGGACTATgatgaaagaagagaaagagaggaactGATGGCGCTGTTGAGGCCTGTACAAGTATCCATATCGGGTCATCACGCACCATCGCCGCTAGTGCGACCACGGCCAGAACAAAAACCAACAGTCGATGAAAGTAAGCGAACGAAGACGACCGGATCACGTGACCAACAGACTTCCACTCCTGTTAACACAACAACAGACTTCCAGTGGACCATTGAATGGACGCCGAGTGTAGACGTCTTCCGACACCATTCCTCGACGTCATCATCG GATGCTGAAGAATTGATTGGAGAAGACGAAATGGCCGCTCCGTGGCCAGTTGAGCAGCATTGGCGTAGCTCGCAAAGTGCCAATAGAGTCCGCCATTCGCCACCGACGTCAATCGAACGGGCAAATAAGATTAGCGAGCCATCCGTGAACTATTCCGCACCAGCTTCGACGTCGCCTCCAGTTCCGGCGTTGAGAGCCAAAACAGCCCACCCTTCGATGTCGATCGAACATCAGCTGATCTCTGGCCGACGACACTACGACAGCCAGGATTCCGGCGAGATTATCGAAGAGATCGAACACATTTTCGATGAGATGATCGATATCGAATCATTGGATGATGAATCCGTAACACCCGAAAG caggttgaaagaagatgatgatgaagactTTCCAGAAAAAGATCCGCCCGTATTTGGTGTGCATCTggaacagttgaaaaaaatgcTGCATCACAATGCCCCCGGCATCAACAACAATGACATCATTGAAGACATTGCGGATGAAGATTCCAGTCAAGAAGCAACGTCATCGTCCCCGACCTTCCGTCAAGATCCGGCAGTTGCCGAACACCTGTTGGCTGTACCGCAAGAAGATTGTTTGCCTAATGTTGTCCAACATTATCATCCGGATGACCGGCCAATCAGTAGGAGTCCCCGTGTCGTCCACAGTCCCGTGCTGGGCGAACCTGCGAGGAGACCTTGTGTCTTTGAAGACGAGGAATATCCTCCGGAAAACGATGAATACAGCGAAGAGACTTGCCAATCACCTGGAAGATTGGCAGCTCATCCTCGAGTCAATAAGAGTCGATCGCTTGCCTCGTTCGCCAGCCGCCATAGTCCATCACCTGATGACAATGGCCGCCGACAGAGGTCTCTGCCTACCCGACGTCTAGACGGAtccag TGATAAAACTGAGAAAGCTGGCGGCCATGTCGTTCAACCAATTAAAAAGATTGCAGTCATGCCGTCGAGCATTCTCAGCCGTCAAATGAAAGCTGGCCAATCACCAGGGCCGACTGCTAAAGCCAACCGACCCGAGAGTCCTCAAGATCCTAGAACAATCCTTCAAATGTCGCTGAAGAACATCCACTCGTCGGAATG GGAAGTCAAAGTGGAAGGCATCCGTCGCGTAGAAGAGCTCATTACGTCGCATAACGATATAGTGACGCCTGAAGTTCATATTATTGTTCTGGCATTGCTCGAGGAG GTTAAAAATTTACGTTCACAAGTGGCCCGTGTGGCCATCCACTGTGTAGGGAAAATGTTCCAGCATTGCGGCAAACAAATGGAACAG GATTTAGATCGAACGGTACCGTTGCTGTTGAACAAAATAGGTGATACGAACCGGTTTATCCGCGAAGACGCCCATTCGGCCTTGATGAGCGTAACCGAGTTTGTTTCACCGCCTAAAGCCATCGTCGTGATCGTCACTGAAGGCCTCGC GCATAAGAACGCGATCGTGAGAGCGGAAGCGGCTAAATTACTGGCAGCTATCGTTGTCAAATTAGGTCCAGCCAAGACCCTGAGCGGAGCTAAAGACGTCACAGAAAGGGTCCTACCGGCTGCAGCCCATTTTATCCAGGATGGGAATCTTGAAGCCAG GGCCCAGGCGAAGAAGATCTTTAGTGTTTTGATCGAAGATCCGGTGTTTGACAAAGCCATGCAAAAGTATCTGTCCCCGACCGTCCTCCGCAATATCCAGCGGACGTTGGATACGCTCCGGAAAACGACGACAACTAATCATCGTTGA
- the LOC130689896 gene encoding uncharacterized protein LOC130689896 isoform X2, protein MTQCWLVLFVSPTLPGVVICQLIYTSEMAQSERITRPGATKKSLRWPSLPDELLLSKSPKWLRSFSFHHGHPHNPSANFVLPKLPCSDHNFHPQEEPNDEVYNRVVLPPLSLGSSSSNAAASDKAAGSSWLLPTFPAFHRKEVYHRQAAAREHQRRQLSAKAGRLPPICTSSTSPPLVAQSSSAPPPRSPRGVEGTSVTLVSSRSSRAGTRIEGEEEEEVKMASTADVVGHRNEPHVHLWSQGRDEGEEDYDERREREELMALLRPVQVSISGHHAPSPLVRPRPEQKPTVDESKRTKTTGSRDQQTSTPVNTTTDFQWTIEWTPSVDVFRHHSSTSSSDAEELIGEDEMAAPWPVEQHWRSSQSANRVRHSPPTSIERANKISEPSVNYSAPASTSPPVPALRAKTAHPSMSIEHQLISGRRHYDSQDSGEIIEEIEHIFDEMIDIESLDDESVTPERLKEDDDEDFPEKDPPVFGVHLEQLKKMLHHNAPGINNNDIIEDIADEDSSQEATSSSPTFRQDPAVAEHLLAVPQEDCLPNVVQHYHPDDRPISRSPRVVHSPVLGEPARRPCVFEDEEYPPENDEYSEETCQSPGRLAAHPRVNKSRSLASFASRHSPSPDDNGRRQRSLPTRRLDGSSDKTEKAGGHVVQPIKKIAVMPSSILSRQMKAGQSPGPTAKANRPESPQDPRTILQMSLKNIHSSEWEVKVEGIRRVEELITSHNDIVTPEVHIIVLALLEEVKNLRSQVARVAIHCVGKMFQHCGKQMEQDLDRTVPLLLNKIGDTNRFIREDAHSALMSVTEFVSPPKAIVVIVTEGLAHKNAIVRAEAAKLLAAIVVKLGPAKTLSGAKDVTERVLPAAAHFIQDGNLEARAQAKKIFSVLIEDPVFDKAMQKYLSPTVLRNIQRTLDTLRKTTTTNHR, encoded by the exons AAAAGCCTTCGATGGCCATCGCTTCCGGATGAACTTCTCCTTTCCAAAAGCCCAAAGTGGCTTCGCTCTTTCTCGTTTCATCACGGCCATCCGCACAATCCATCTGCTAATTTCGTTCTACCCAAATTGCCATGCAGCGATCATAATTTTCATCCGCAGGAAGAGCCCAACGATGAAGTGTACAATCGAGTTGTTTTACCTCCACTGTCATTGGGCTCGTCTTCTTCCAACGCAGCTGCATCGGACAAGGCCGCTGGATCGTCGTGGCTTTTGCCAACCTTTCCGGCCTTCCATCGCAAAGAAGTCTACCATCGTCAAGCTGCCGCTAGGGAGCATCAACGGCGCCAACTGTCGGCCAAAGCTGGACGTCTTCCTCCTATCTGCACGAGCAGTACATCTCCTCCGCTCGTCGCTCAGTCTTCATCCGCTCCTCCGCCACGATCACCTCGAG GTGTGGAAGGTACGAGCGTGACGTTGGTGTCGAGTCGGAGCAGCCGTGCTGGAACGCGAatagaaggagaagaagaagaagaggtcaaGATGGCAAGTACTGCCGATGTTGTCGGGCATCGTAATGAGCCCCATGTCCATTTATGGTCGCAAGGAAGGGATGAAGGAGAGGAGGACTATgatgaaagaagagaaagagaggaactGATGGCGCTGTTGAGGCCTGTACAAGTATCCATATCGGGTCATCACGCACCATCGCCGCTAGTGCGACCACGGCCAGAACAAAAACCAACAGTCGATGAAAGTAAGCGAACGAAGACGACCGGATCACGTGACCAACAGACTTCCACTCCTGTTAACACAACAACAGACTTCCAGTGGACCATTGAATGGACGCCGAGTGTAGACGTCTTCCGACACCATTCCTCGACGTCATCATCG GATGCTGAAGAATTGATTGGAGAAGACGAAATGGCCGCTCCGTGGCCAGTTGAGCAGCATTGGCGTAGCTCGCAAAGTGCCAATAGAGTCCGCCATTCGCCACCGACGTCAATCGAACGGGCAAATAAGATTAGCGAGCCATCCGTGAACTATTCCGCACCAGCTTCGACGTCGCCTCCAGTTCCGGCGTTGAGAGCCAAAACAGCCCACCCTTCGATGTCGATCGAACATCAGCTGATCTCTGGCCGACGACACTACGACAGCCAGGATTCCGGCGAGATTATCGAAGAGATCGAACACATTTTCGATGAGATGATCGATATCGAATCATTGGATGATGAATCCGTAACACCCGAAAG gttgaaagaagatgatgatgaagactTTCCAGAAAAAGATCCGCCCGTATTTGGTGTGCATCTggaacagttgaaaaaaatgcTGCATCACAATGCCCCCGGCATCAACAACAATGACATCATTGAAGACATTGCGGATGAAGATTCCAGTCAAGAAGCAACGTCATCGTCCCCGACCTTCCGTCAAGATCCGGCAGTTGCCGAACACCTGTTGGCTGTACCGCAAGAAGATTGTTTGCCTAATGTTGTCCAACATTATCATCCGGATGACCGGCCAATCAGTAGGAGTCCCCGTGTCGTCCACAGTCCCGTGCTGGGCGAACCTGCGAGGAGACCTTGTGTCTTTGAAGACGAGGAATATCCTCCGGAAAACGATGAATACAGCGAAGAGACTTGCCAATCACCTGGAAGATTGGCAGCTCATCCTCGAGTCAATAAGAGTCGATCGCTTGCCTCGTTCGCCAGCCGCCATAGTCCATCACCTGATGACAATGGCCGCCGACAGAGGTCTCTGCCTACCCGACGTCTAGACGGAtccag TGATAAAACTGAGAAAGCTGGCGGCCATGTCGTTCAACCAATTAAAAAGATTGCAGTCATGCCGTCGAGCATTCTCAGCCGTCAAATGAAAGCTGGCCAATCACCAGGGCCGACTGCTAAAGCCAACCGACCCGAGAGTCCTCAAGATCCTAGAACAATCCTTCAAATGTCGCTGAAGAACATCCACTCGTCGGAATG GGAAGTCAAAGTGGAAGGCATCCGTCGCGTAGAAGAGCTCATTACGTCGCATAACGATATAGTGACGCCTGAAGTTCATATTATTGTTCTGGCATTGCTCGAGGAG GTTAAAAATTTACGTTCACAAGTGGCCCGTGTGGCCATCCACTGTGTAGGGAAAATGTTCCAGCATTGCGGCAAACAAATGGAACAG GATTTAGATCGAACGGTACCGTTGCTGTTGAACAAAATAGGTGATACGAACCGGTTTATCCGCGAAGACGCCCATTCGGCCTTGATGAGCGTAACCGAGTTTGTTTCACCGCCTAAAGCCATCGTCGTGATCGTCACTGAAGGCCTCGC GCATAAGAACGCGATCGTGAGAGCGGAAGCGGCTAAATTACTGGCAGCTATCGTTGTCAAATTAGGTCCAGCCAAGACCCTGAGCGGAGCTAAAGACGTCACAGAAAGGGTCCTACCGGCTGCAGCCCATTTTATCCAGGATGGGAATCTTGAAGCCAG GGCCCAGGCGAAGAAGATCTTTAGTGTTTTGATCGAAGATCCGGTGTTTGACAAAGCCATGCAAAAGTATCTGTCCCCGACCGTCCTCCGCAATATCCAGCGGACGTTGGATACGCTCCGGAAAACGACGACAACTAATCATCGTTGA
- the LOC130689896 gene encoding uncharacterized protein LOC130689896 isoform X3: MASTADVVGHRNEPHVHLWSQGRDEGEEDYDERREREELMALLRPVQVSISGHHAPSPLVRPRPEQKPTVDESKRTKTTGSRDQQTSTPVNTTTDFQWTIEWTPSVDVFRHHSSTSSSDAEELIGEDEMAAPWPVEQHWRSSQSANRVRHSPPTSIERANKISEPSVNYSAPASTSPPVPALRAKTAHPSMSIEHQLISGRRHYDSQDSGEIIEEIEHIFDEMIDIESLDDESVTPESRLKEDDDEDFPEKDPPVFGVHLEQLKKMLHHNAPGINNNDIIEDIADEDSSQEATSSSPTFRQDPAVAEHLLAVPQEDCLPNVVQHYHPDDRPISRSPRVVHSPVLGEPARRPCVFEDEEYPPENDEYSEETCQSPGRLAAHPRVNKSRSLASFASRHSPSPDDNGRRQRSLPTRRLDGSSDKTEKAGGHVVQPIKKIAVMPSSILSRQMKAGQSPGPTAKANRPESPQDPRTILQMSLKNIHSSEWEVKVEGIRRVEELITSHNDIVTPEVHIIVLALLEEVKNLRSQVARVAIHCVGKMFQHCGKQMEQDLDRTVPLLLNKIGDTNRFIREDAHSALMSVTEFVSPPKAIVVIVTEGLAHKNAIVRAEAAKLLAAIVVKLGPAKTLSGAKDVTERVLPAAAHFIQDGNLEARAQAKKIFSVLIEDPVFDKAMQKYLSPTVLRNIQRTLDTLRKTTTTNHR, encoded by the exons ATGGCAAGTACTGCCGATGTTGTCGGGCATCGTAATGAGCCCCATGTCCATTTATGGTCGCAAGGAAGGGATGAAGGAGAGGAGGACTATgatgaaagaagagaaagagaggaactGATGGCGCTGTTGAGGCCTGTACAAGTATCCATATCGGGTCATCACGCACCATCGCCGCTAGTGCGACCACGGCCAGAACAAAAACCAACAGTCGATGAAAGTAAGCGAACGAAGACGACCGGATCACGTGACCAACAGACTTCCACTCCTGTTAACACAACAACAGACTTCCAGTGGACCATTGAATGGACGCCGAGTGTAGACGTCTTCCGACACCATTCCTCGACGTCATCATCG GATGCTGAAGAATTGATTGGAGAAGACGAAATGGCCGCTCCGTGGCCAGTTGAGCAGCATTGGCGTAGCTCGCAAAGTGCCAATAGAGTCCGCCATTCGCCACCGACGTCAATCGAACGGGCAAATAAGATTAGCGAGCCATCCGTGAACTATTCCGCACCAGCTTCGACGTCGCCTCCAGTTCCGGCGTTGAGAGCCAAAACAGCCCACCCTTCGATGTCGATCGAACATCAGCTGATCTCTGGCCGACGACACTACGACAGCCAGGATTCCGGCGAGATTATCGAAGAGATCGAACACATTTTCGATGAGATGATCGATATCGAATCATTGGATGATGAATCCGTAACACCCGAAAG caggttgaaagaagatgatgatgaagactTTCCAGAAAAAGATCCGCCCGTATTTGGTGTGCATCTggaacagttgaaaaaaatgcTGCATCACAATGCCCCCGGCATCAACAACAATGACATCATTGAAGACATTGCGGATGAAGATTCCAGTCAAGAAGCAACGTCATCGTCCCCGACCTTCCGTCAAGATCCGGCAGTTGCCGAACACCTGTTGGCTGTACCGCAAGAAGATTGTTTGCCTAATGTTGTCCAACATTATCATCCGGATGACCGGCCAATCAGTAGGAGTCCCCGTGTCGTCCACAGTCCCGTGCTGGGCGAACCTGCGAGGAGACCTTGTGTCTTTGAAGACGAGGAATATCCTCCGGAAAACGATGAATACAGCGAAGAGACTTGCCAATCACCTGGAAGATTGGCAGCTCATCCTCGAGTCAATAAGAGTCGATCGCTTGCCTCGTTCGCCAGCCGCCATAGTCCATCACCTGATGACAATGGCCGCCGACAGAGGTCTCTGCCTACCCGACGTCTAGACGGAtccag TGATAAAACTGAGAAAGCTGGCGGCCATGTCGTTCAACCAATTAAAAAGATTGCAGTCATGCCGTCGAGCATTCTCAGCCGTCAAATGAAAGCTGGCCAATCACCAGGGCCGACTGCTAAAGCCAACCGACCCGAGAGTCCTCAAGATCCTAGAACAATCCTTCAAATGTCGCTGAAGAACATCCACTCGTCGGAATG GGAAGTCAAAGTGGAAGGCATCCGTCGCGTAGAAGAGCTCATTACGTCGCATAACGATATAGTGACGCCTGAAGTTCATATTATTGTTCTGGCATTGCTCGAGGAG GTTAAAAATTTACGTTCACAAGTGGCCCGTGTGGCCATCCACTGTGTAGGGAAAATGTTCCAGCATTGCGGCAAACAAATGGAACAG GATTTAGATCGAACGGTACCGTTGCTGTTGAACAAAATAGGTGATACGAACCGGTTTATCCGCGAAGACGCCCATTCGGCCTTGATGAGCGTAACCGAGTTTGTTTCACCGCCTAAAGCCATCGTCGTGATCGTCACTGAAGGCCTCGC GCATAAGAACGCGATCGTGAGAGCGGAAGCGGCTAAATTACTGGCAGCTATCGTTGTCAAATTAGGTCCAGCCAAGACCCTGAGCGGAGCTAAAGACGTCACAGAAAGGGTCCTACCGGCTGCAGCCCATTTTATCCAGGATGGGAATCTTGAAGCCAG GGCCCAGGCGAAGAAGATCTTTAGTGTTTTGATCGAAGATCCGGTGTTTGACAAAGCCATGCAAAAGTATCTGTCCCCGACCGTCCTCCGCAATATCCAGCGGACGTTGGATACGCTCCGGAAAACGACGACAACTAATCATCGTTGA